The Niastella koreensis GR20-10 genome includes a window with the following:
- a CDS encoding co-chaperone GroES, which yields MRLTTDNKFKKLIVIGDRVLIRPAKPNERTETGLYLPPGVGEREKVQQGYVIKTGPGYAIPMPVEEESWKSSEEQVKYVPLQVKEGDLAIFLLSGATEVLYENDKYYIVPQSAILMLEREEDM from the coding sequence ATGCGTTTGACAACTGATAACAAATTCAAAAAGCTTATTGTCATTGGTGACAGAGTATTAATCCGTCCCGCTAAACCAAATGAACGTACAGAAACCGGTTTATACCTGCCGCCCGGGGTGGGGGAGCGCGAAAAAGTACAGCAGGGCTATGTAATTAAGACTGGTCCAGGATATGCCATTCCCATGCCAGTTGAGGAAGAAAGCTGGAAAAGCAGCGAAGAACAGGTAAAATATGTTCCATTGCAGGTAAAGGAGGGTGATCTGGCTATCTTTTTACTAAGCGGCGCCACCGAAGTGCTGTACGAAAACGATAAGTATTATATCGTTCCGCAAAGCGCTATTTTGATGCTGGAACGGGAAGAAGACATGTAA
- a CDS encoding RecQ family ATP-dependent DNA helicase produces MNIHQILKEYWGHSNFRPLQEDIIAAVLNGKDTLALMPTGGGKSICFQVPAMVKEGLCLVISPLIALMKDQVDNLKKKSITAFAIYSGMSRKEVINILKLATSSNCKFLYVSPERLETTLFKEYLPALDVNLIAVDEAHCISQWGYDFRPPYLRIAALREELPGVPILALTASATPAVQKDICEKLLFKDPSIFSRSFERPNLSYSVFTVDSKINKITEILQKVKGSSIVYCKSRKRTKEISDLLNMHGITADFYHAGLQQEERMRKQASWINNTVRTIVCTNAFGMGIDKPDVRVVIHADVPDCLENYYQEAGRAGRDEKKSYAVLLYDHKELDELLKLPGIRFPTLDNIRMVYEAMMNYLQIPGGSGEGNYYNFDFTDFVKKFRIDMYLAIYAIKALEQEGWVSYSEQIFLPSRIQFVTNKSWLYQFEIDNPKLEPVIKTLLRTYEGIFDMPVSIHEKSIAYLLRREEADVIPDLVRLHANAIIEYIPKKDSPQLYLLLNRVRAETLRFNMAAYDKRKQQFIERINKMLDYIHAGKQCRSQFIATYFGDDKTKPCSICDNCLKQKDHELSADEFNSITQSVFTIIRQQAVLSEVLPQQLPGIKKDKLYKVLDFLQSENKIYIDKGGYVKPA; encoded by the coding sequence ATGAATATCCATCAGATTCTTAAAGAGTACTGGGGCCATTCAAATTTCCGTCCGCTTCAAGAGGATATAATTGCAGCGGTGCTGAACGGCAAAGACACCCTCGCCTTAATGCCAACCGGTGGTGGTAAATCTATTTGCTTTCAGGTGCCGGCGATGGTAAAGGAAGGATTATGCCTGGTGATTAGTCCGCTGATTGCCCTGATGAAAGACCAGGTTGATAATTTGAAGAAAAAAAGCATTACTGCCTTTGCTATTTATTCAGGCATGAGCCGCAAGGAAGTGATCAACATCCTGAAGCTGGCTACCAGCAGCAATTGCAAATTCTTATACGTTTCACCCGAACGGTTAGAAACTACCTTGTTCAAGGAATACCTCCCTGCACTTGATGTTAACCTGATAGCAGTTGATGAAGCACATTGTATTTCGCAATGGGGGTACGATTTCAGACCTCCATACTTACGTATTGCCGCTTTGCGTGAAGAACTGCCTGGCGTTCCCATTCTGGCGCTTACGGCTTCTGCTACCCCGGCAGTACAAAAAGATATTTGCGAGAAATTGCTGTTTAAAGATCCATCTATCTTCAGCCGCTCGTTTGAACGGCCGAATTTATCATACAGCGTATTTACCGTTGACTCAAAGATCAACAAGATCACTGAGATCCTGCAGAAAGTAAAAGGCAGCAGTATTGTGTATTGTAAAAGCCGCAAACGTACCAAAGAGATCAGCGATCTGCTGAACATGCATGGCATTACTGCCGACTTTTATCACGCAGGTCTGCAGCAGGAAGAACGGATGCGCAAACAGGCTTCCTGGATCAATAATACGGTTCGCACCATCGTTTGCACCAATGCCTTTGGCATGGGCATCGACAAACCCGATGTACGGGTAGTAATTCATGCCGATGTGCCCGATTGCCTGGAGAACTATTACCAGGAAGCTGGTCGTGCCGGGCGCGATGAAAAGAAATCATACGCTGTATTATTGTATGATCACAAAGAACTGGATGAGCTTTTAAAATTACCCGGGATCCGCTTCCCCACCCTCGACAACATTCGCATGGTGTATGAAGCCATGATGAACTACCTGCAAATTCCAGGCGGTTCCGGAGAAGGTAATTACTATAACTTCGATTTCACTGATTTTGTAAAAAAATTCAGGATAGATATGTACCTGGCCATCTATGCCATAAAAGCATTGGAACAGGAAGGCTGGGTTTCATATAGCGAACAGATCTTTTTACCCTCGCGCATTCAGTTTGTAACCAATAAAAGCTGGCTATACCAGTTTGAGATTGATAACCCCAAACTGGAGCCGGTTATAAAAACATTGCTACGTACTTACGAAGGTATTTTCGATATGCCGGTTAGCATTCATGAAAAAAGCATCGCTTATTTGTTGCGCCGGGAAGAAGCAGATGTTATACCTGATCTGGTACGACTGCACGCCAATGCTATTATCGAATACATCCCTAAAAAAGATAGTCCGCAACTGTATCTTTTGCTGAACCGGGTAAGGGCAGAAACCCTGCGCTTCAATATGGCGGCCTATGATAAAAGAAAGCAGCAGTTTATTGAACGCATCAACAAGATGCTGGACTATATTCATGCGGGTAAACAATGCCGCAGTCAATTCATTGCAACTTATTTTGGCGATGACAAAACAAAACCCTGTAGTATTTGCGACAATTGCCTGAAGCAAAAAGACCATGAGCTTTCTGCTGATGAATTTAATAGCATAACGCAATCGGTATTCACCATCATTCGCCAGCAGGCTGTACTTAGTGAAGTATTACCCCAACAATTACCCGGCATAAAAAAAGACAAGCTTTATAAAGTGCTCGACTTCCTGCAAAGTGAAAACAAGATCTACATAGACAAGGGAGGTTATGTAAAACCGGCTTAA
- the ruvB gene encoding Holliday junction branch migration DNA helicase RuvB, whose translation MSNPNLNNNKETLTAADKEFENNIRPREINDFSGQGQIINNLTIFIKAAKMRGEALDHILFHGPPGLGKTTLSRIVANELGVNIKETSGPVIEKPGDLAGLLTNLEPRDVLFIDEIHRLSTVVEEYLYAAMEDYRIDIMIDSGPNARSIQLTLNPFTLVGATTRSGLLTAPLLSRFAIKQRLEYYTADTLQKIVSRSAGILGTKITSDAAGEIARRSRGTPRIANGLLRRMRDFAMVLGNGVIDLGITQHGLKALNVDEHGLDEMDNRILLTIIDKFKGGPVGITTIATAVGEETGTLEEVYEPFLIQEGFIKRTPRGREATHKAYAHLGRIAPGAGGINTLFD comes from the coding sequence ATGTCTAATCCGAACTTAAATAACAATAAAGAAACGCTTACTGCGGCGGATAAGGAGTTTGAAAATAATATCCGCCCCCGGGAAATAAACGATTTTTCGGGGCAGGGGCAGATCATCAATAACCTCACCATTTTTATTAAAGCGGCTAAAATGCGCGGGGAAGCCCTGGACCATATCCTGTTCCATGGCCCGCCCGGTTTGGGTAAAACCACGCTGAGCCGCATTGTGGCCAACGAACTGGGGGTGAACATTAAGGAAACGAGCGGGCCGGTAATTGAAAAGCCTGGCGACCTGGCAGGGTTACTCACCAACCTGGAACCGCGGGATGTGCTGTTTATAGATGAAATTCACCGCCTGAGCACCGTGGTGGAGGAATACCTGTATGCGGCTATGGAGGATTACCGCATCGATATTATGATCGACAGCGGCCCTAATGCCCGCAGCATACAACTAACCCTAAACCCCTTTACCCTGGTGGGGGCCACTACCCGCAGTGGTTTGCTGACGGCACCTTTACTGTCGCGTTTTGCCATTAAACAACGCCTGGAATATTATACTGCCGATACATTGCAGAAAATTGTTTCGCGTTCTGCCGGTATCCTCGGAACTAAAATAACCTCCGATGCAGCCGGTGAAATTGCCCGGCGCAGCCGGGGCACACCCCGTATTGCCAATGGCCTGTTACGCCGGATGCGCGATTTTGCGATGGTGCTTGGTAATGGCGTTATTGACCTGGGAATAACCCAACATGGGTTAAAGGCTTTGAATGTTGATGAACATGGCCTCGATGAAATGGACAACCGCATTCTGCTGACGATCATCGACAAATTTAAAGGCGGACCGGTTGGTATCACTACCATTGCTACGGCAGTTGGGGAAGAAACCGGTACACTGGAAGAAGTATATGAACCCTTTCTGATCCAGGAAGGATTTATAAAACGTACCCCCCGTGGCCGTGAGGCTACGCATAAGGCCTATGCCCATTTGGGCAGAATAGCGCCGGGAGCCGGAGGAATAAATACCTTATTTGACTAG
- the tsaE gene encoding tRNA (adenosine(37)-N6)-threonylcarbamoyltransferase complex ATPase subunit type 1 TsaE — translation MQLQSTLNNIRQTAHKFWELIDGRKVIAFYGDMGAGKTTLIHALCDEKGVTSTVGSPTFSIINEYKYPGGRIFHIDLYRLKDEDEAVRAGVEDCLYSGDLCLVEWPARAEGIFPEDTARVEIQVTDPHTRIIHISGV, via the coding sequence ATGCAGCTGCAATCTACATTAAATAACATCCGGCAAACGGCCCATAAATTCTGGGAACTTATTGATGGGCGTAAGGTGATTGCCTTTTACGGCGATATGGGCGCCGGCAAAACCACCCTTATTCACGCTTTATGCGATGAAAAAGGGGTGACAAGTACGGTTGGAAGCCCTACTTTTTCCATTATCAATGAATATAAATATCCCGGCGGCCGGATATTTCATATCGACCTGTACCGGTTGAAAGATGAGGACGAGGCTGTGCGGGCGGGGGTGGAAGACTGCCTGTATTCAGGGGATCTTTGTCTGGTAGAATGGCCGGCCCGGGCTGAAGGCATCTTTCCCGAGGACACGGCAAGGGTAGAAATTCAGGTGACGGACCCACATACGAGAATCATCCATATTTCAGGGGTTTGA
- a CDS encoding peptidoglycan DD-metalloendopeptidase family protein codes for MEAATFENIIRKYQYTFHRVVDFIPGKDQLLPLDFTQQNTGLTPEILGDEHVFSSYIQQKLKAANSRYGIGGYAEHRTIYSISPVFNGAQPGEEPRRLHLGVDIWGPAGTKVYAFMGGMIHSLAFNEQFGDYGATLILLHQLDGFPFYTLYGHLSARDIQTLSAGQYVSIGQTIGHFGELNENGHWPPHLHFQIILDMELKEGDYPGVCKYSEREKYLANCPDPDLILQLNRYLKT; via the coding sequence TTGGAAGCAGCTACATTTGAAAATATCATCCGTAAATATCAATATACATTTCACCGGGTAGTGGATTTTATACCGGGAAAAGATCAGTTACTCCCCCTGGATTTTACCCAACAGAATACCGGACTCACACCGGAAATACTTGGTGATGAGCATGTTTTCAGCAGTTATATTCAGCAGAAATTGAAAGCCGCCAACTCCCGGTATGGCATAGGTGGTTATGCAGAACACCGCACTATCTATAGCATCAGTCCTGTGTTTAATGGTGCCCAGCCGGGGGAAGAACCTCGCCGCCTCCATTTAGGTGTTGATATATGGGGGCCGGCCGGAACTAAAGTGTATGCCTTTATGGGTGGCATGATACACAGCCTGGCATTTAATGAACAATTTGGCGATTATGGTGCAACGTTAATTCTGCTGCATCAATTAGATGGATTTCCCTTTTATACCCTCTACGGCCATTTAAGCGCGCGCGATATTCAAACGCTCTCTGCAGGGCAGTATGTTTCCATTGGTCAAACCATTGGGCATTTTGGTGAGCTGAATGAGAACGGTCACTGGCCGCCACACCTGCATTTTCAGATTATCCTCGATATGGAATTGAAAGAAGGTGATTATCCCGGCGTATGCAAATACTCCGAGCGTGAAAAGTACCTGGCTAATTGCCCCGATCCGGATTTGATTTTGCAGTTGAACCGGTATCTCAAAACATAA
- a CDS encoding response regulator transcription factor, producing the protein MEGKKPKILLCEDDQNLGMVLKNYLELNDFDVTLERDGRLGLAAFQRERFDLCLLDIMMPHMDGFTLAEEIRDVDPDIPLFFLSAKTMKEDIIQGYKLGADDYITKPFDSEVLLLKIKAILKRNEEVNKEQENKEYDLGDYHFNPKLRELSHSGKTQTLSPKENELLKMLCEHMNDLLPREQALKKIWGSDTYFNGRSMDVYIAKLRKYLKDDDSIEIVNIHGNGFRLVVPVA; encoded by the coding sequence ATGGAAGGAAAGAAACCCAAAATTTTATTATGCGAGGACGACCAGAACTTAGGAATGGTGCTGAAGAATTATCTGGAATTAAATGACTTTGATGTGACGCTGGAACGTGACGGTCGCCTTGGCCTTGCCGCTTTTCAACGCGAAAGATTTGATCTGTGCCTGCTTGATATAATGATGCCACACATGGATGGATTCACCCTGGCGGAAGAGATCCGCGATGTGGACCCTGATATTCCATTATTCTTCTTAAGCGCCAAAACCATGAAGGAAGACATCATTCAGGGTTACAAACTCGGCGCCGACGATTACATCACAAAACCATTCGATAGCGAGGTTTTGTTGCTGAAAATTAAAGCCATTCTGAAAAGGAATGAAGAAGTGAATAAAGAACAGGAGAATAAAGAATACGACCTGGGTGATTATCACTTCAATCCCAAATTGCGCGAGTTGAGCCACAGCGGTAAAACACAAACTTTATCGCCTAAAGAAAATGAGTTGCTGAAAATGCTTTGCGAGCACATGAACGACCTGTTGCCTCGTGAACAGGCCCTTAAAAAGATCTGGGGCAGCGATACTTATTTCAATGGCCGTAGTATGGACGTGTATATTGCCAAATTGCGCAAGTATCTGAAAGACGATGACAGCATTGAGATCGTGAACATTCACGGTAATGGATTCAGACTGGTGGTGCCGGTTGCTTAA
- a CDS encoding helicase HerA-like domain-containing protein, whose protein sequence is MANKDAFVQSVKDNYTFKGESFRIGTAVLGEGVLAGTDVYLPLKTMNRHGLIAGATGTGKTKTLQLIAEALSDASVPVLLMDIKGDLSGIAAAGTENNNIKDRLAKIGGEYKPAAFPVELMTLSNEKGVRLRATVSEFGPILLSKILDLNDTQEGIVALIFKYCDDNKMPLLDLKDFVKVVQYVSNEGKKEIEQTYGKIATTSTGTILRKVIELQQQGADHFFGEPSFEIDDLMRIGDDGRGIISVLRVTDMQNRPKLFSTFMLQMLAELYATLPEAGDMDKPKLVMFIDEAHLVFQEATDALLQQIETIIKLIRSKGVGIFFCTQNPQDVPAAILSQLGLKVQHALRAFTAADRKTIKQAAENYPETEYYKTDDLLTQLGIGEALVTALNEKGIPTPLVHTMLVPPRSRMDVLTNAEIDTLVNQSKLVKKYANDEDRESACEILTAKLNEAAEKSAQQSAEKPAKGSKKEEKSTLEKVLESSVTKQIGRTAANVITRSLLGALGLGGKSSSRKKTNSWF, encoded by the coding sequence ATGGCAAATAAGGATGCATTTGTTCAGTCGGTAAAAGATAACTACACGTTTAAAGGAGAATCATTTCGAATAGGTACGGCTGTATTGGGTGAGGGGGTGCTTGCCGGAACAGATGTATATCTGCCATTGAAAACAATGAACCGGCATGGACTGATCGCCGGCGCCACCGGTACCGGAAAAACCAAAACCCTGCAGTTGATTGCAGAGGCTTTAAGCGATGCCAGTGTGCCCGTGTTGTTGATGGATATTAAGGGCGACCTAAGTGGCATTGCCGCTGCCGGTACAGAAAATAACAATATCAAAGACCGCCTGGCAAAGATCGGGGGCGAATATAAACCTGCCGCTTTCCCTGTTGAGCTGATGACCCTGAGTAACGAAAAGGGGGTACGCCTGCGTGCAACGGTAAGCGAGTTTGGTCCCATTTTATTATCGAAGATCCTTGACCTGAACGATACCCAGGAAGGCATTGTTGCCCTCATCTTCAAGTATTGCGATGATAACAAAATGCCCCTGCTCGATCTGAAAGATTTTGTAAAGGTAGTACAGTATGTAAGCAACGAAGGCAAGAAGGAAATAGAGCAGACATATGGTAAGATCGCTACCACCAGTACCGGCACCATTCTGCGTAAAGTAATAGAACTGCAACAACAGGGCGCGGATCATTTCTTTGGCGAGCCCTCCTTTGAAATTGACGATCTGATGCGCATTGGGGATGATGGCCGCGGTATTATAAGCGTATTGCGTGTTACCGATATGCAGAACAGGCCTAAATTGTTCTCCACCTTTATGCTGCAAATGCTGGCCGAACTGTACGCTACGCTGCCTGAAGCGGGTGATATGGACAAACCCAAACTGGTGATGTTCATCGATGAAGCCCATCTGGTATTCCAGGAAGCTACCGACGCTTTGTTACAACAAATAGAGACCATCATAAAACTCATCCGCTCAAAAGGAGTAGGTATCTTCTTTTGTACGCAAAACCCGCAGGATGTTCCCGCTGCTATCTTAAGTCAGCTGGGGTTAAAGGTGCAGCATGCCTTGCGTGCATTCACTGCAGCCGACAGAAAGACAATTAAACAGGCTGCTGAAAATTATCCCGAAACTGAGTATTATAAAACTGATGATTTGCTTACCCAACTGGGTATAGGTGAGGCGCTGGTTACCGCCCTGAACGAAAAAGGGATTCCCACGCCATTGGTGCACACCATGCTGGTACCGCCCCGTTCACGGATGGATGTATTAACAAACGCAGAGATCGATACCCTGGTTAATCAATCCAAACTGGTGAAGAAATACGCCAATGACGAAGACCGGGAAAGCGCCTGTGAAATATTAACGGCAAAACTTAACGAAGCCGCTGAAAAATCAGCGCAACAATCGGCCGAAAAGCCAGCCAAAGGCTCGAAGAAAGAAGAAAAATCAACATTGGAAAAAGTATTGGAAAGTTCAGTTACCAAACAAATAGGACGCACCGCTGCCAATGTTATTACCCGCAGTTTGTTGGGCGCATTAGGATTGGGTGGGAAGAGTTCGTCACGCAAAAAAACAAATAGCTGGTTTTAA
- a CDS encoding heavy metal translocating P-type ATPase: MNKVNWKVDGMTCSNCALTVQQYLTAEGLENVKVNLMGGEVSFDKNGKNEQQLIKGIESLGYTVQNEEQPGAPKRKRLFTSHKQRFLFCLIFTLPLMLHMLDKWVHIHLLMNPWVQLGLCLPVYIVGMDFFGRSAIKSIRNRMPNMNVLVTIGATSAFVYSLTGAIMNLGPQYLFFETAASIITLVFLGNFLEDASIKSTQRALNSLARSQKMMANMIAFDENHQEIIFPMENTQLRSGDLILIKSGEQVPVDCKILSGEATINEAIITGESSPIHKKGKDKLIGGSIVVDGILRAQVTAEAKDSVLSNIINLVKQAQSEKPPVQQLADKISAIFVPLVLAIAVVAFVANYLILHDFTVALMRSIAILVIACPCAMGLATPAAIAVGLGRAAKNGVLFRNAKSLELFRTIKQVVFDKTGTLTTGRFEVSDYRLETDSITIEEFKHIAFSLEKYSNHPIAQCITLSWKRKDAIRWAKIEEKKGIGMIATTAAGDQYIAGSFETAMALTTDDSHNIYIIRNGQLLGTIDVRDEVRPEAISIVQYLRHRDIRTILLSGDRLVKCRQLANLLGIDEVIAEKKPEEKMAVIEDLTLQGPTAMVGDGINDAPALAKATIGISLSEASQIAMQTADVVLMNSGIKNLPLALGLGRHTFLTIKQNLFWAFIYNIIAIPVAAFGLLTPTFGALVMGLSDVVLAANSVRLFVKKVA, encoded by the coding sequence ATGAATAAAGTGAATTGGAAAGTAGATGGCATGACCTGTTCAAATTGCGCGCTGACCGTTCAGCAATACCTCACCGCCGAAGGGCTTGAAAACGTGAAGGTAAACCTGATGGGGGGTGAAGTGAGTTTTGACAAAAATGGCAAAAATGAACAACAGCTCATCAAAGGCATAGAATCGCTGGGTTATACCGTTCAAAATGAAGAACAGCCCGGCGCCCCAAAGCGCAAACGATTATTTACATCCCACAAACAGCGCTTTTTATTTTGCCTCATCTTTACCCTGCCGCTGATGCTGCATATGCTCGACAAGTGGGTGCATATTCACTTATTGATGAACCCCTGGGTGCAGCTGGGTCTTTGTTTACCTGTTTACATTGTGGGGATGGACTTTTTTGGCCGCAGCGCCATAAAAAGCATCCGCAACCGCATGCCCAATATGAATGTGCTGGTGACTATTGGAGCTACATCTGCATTTGTATATAGCTTAACCGGGGCCATCATGAACCTGGGCCCGCAATACCTGTTCTTCGAAACCGCTGCTTCTATTATTACCCTGGTGTTCCTGGGTAATTTTCTGGAAGATGCTTCTATAAAATCTACCCAACGGGCCCTGAACAGCCTGGCCAGATCACAAAAAATGATGGCCAATATGATCGCCTTTGATGAAAATCACCAGGAGATCATTTTCCCTATGGAGAATACCCAACTCCGTTCGGGAGATTTAATTCTCATTAAAAGTGGCGAACAGGTTCCGGTTGATTGTAAAATATTATCGGGTGAGGCAACCATAAACGAAGCTATTATCACCGGCGAAAGTTCGCCCATTCATAAAAAAGGGAAAGACAAACTGATTGGGGGCAGCATTGTAGTGGATGGCATTCTGCGCGCCCAGGTTACCGCCGAAGCCAAAGACTCAGTGCTTTCCAATATCATCAACCTGGTAAAACAGGCGCAAAGCGAAAAGCCACCGGTTCAACAACTGGCCGATAAGATCAGCGCCATCTTCGTTCCACTGGTATTGGCTATTGCCGTAGTTGCCTTTGTGGCAAACTACCTTATACTTCATGATTTCACCGTCGCCCTGATGCGCAGCATTGCCATTCTGGTAATTGCCTGCCCCTGCGCCATGGGACTGGCCACGCCTGCCGCCATTGCCGTGGGGCTGGGCAGAGCCGCCAAAAACGGGGTATTGTTCCGCAATGCCAAAAGCCTTGAACTCTTCAGGACCATTAAACAAGTGGTATTTGATAAAACCGGTACGCTTACTACAGGCCGTTTTGAGGTATCTGATTACCGGCTGGAAACAGATTCCATCACCATTGAAGAATTCAAGCACATTGCTTTTTCGTTGGAGAAATATTCCAACCATCCAATTGCTCAGTGTATAACCCTTAGCTGGAAACGAAAAGATGCCATTCGTTGGGCCAAAATAGAAGAGAAAAAAGGTATTGGCATGATTGCCACTACTGCAGCCGGCGATCAGTATATAGCAGGTTCGTTTGAAACTGCCATGGCATTAACCACCGACGATTCACACAACATTTATATTATCAGGAATGGGCAACTACTCGGCACGATTGATGTAAGAGATGAAGTACGCCCTGAAGCGATTTCTATAGTACAATATCTTCGTCATCGCGATATCCGCACTATTCTGTTAAGCGGCGATCGCCTGGTCAAATGCCGTCAGCTGGCAAACTTGCTGGGTATCGATGAAGTGATAGCAGAAAAAAAGCCCGAAGAAAAAATGGCTGTCATTGAAGACCTCACCTTACAAGGTCCTACCGCAATGGTGGGTGATGGTATTAATGATGCGCCTGCACTGGCAAAAGCCACCATCGGTATTTCATTGAGCGAGGCATCGCAAATAGCCATGCAAACGGCGGATGTAGTGCTGATGAACAGCGGTATTAAAAACCTGCCCCTTGCGCTGGGCCTGGGCCGTCATACGTTCCTTACTATCAAACAAAATCTTTTCTGGGCATTTATTTACAATATCATTGCTATTCCGGTTGCCGCATTTGGCTTGCTCACACCCACTTTTGGTGCGTTGGTAATGGGATTGAGTGATGTGGTGTTGGCTGCTAATTCTGTTCGGTTATTTGTTAAGAAAGTGGCTTGA
- a CDS encoding ester cyclase, translated as MKKSLLLVAATAILFAACESNAHKTAEGGTESKMNDSTAAPKESKSERNKKAVMASYEAMNSHNVGEALKYCTADVVDYGDGSMPPVKGRDSITKMINGWMTAFPDNKASDVKYVADGDWVMVWGEQTGTWKGDFMGMKATNKSYKLKDVDIFKLNDEGQIIEHYNVQSPNTMMMQIGMHMPKK; from the coding sequence ATGAAGAAATCACTTTTATTGGTTGCCGCAACTGCTATTTTGTTTGCGGCCTGTGAATCCAATGCCCACAAAACGGCTGAAGGCGGAACCGAAAGTAAGATGAACGACTCTACCGCTGCTCCTAAGGAAAGCAAATCGGAACGTAACAAAAAAGCGGTGATGGCCAGTTATGAGGCCATGAATTCGCATAATGTAGGTGAAGCGCTGAAGTATTGCACCGCTGATGTCGTTGATTATGGTGATGGCAGCATGCCGCCGGTTAAAGGACGGGACAGTATTACTAAAATGATCAATGGGTGGATGACCGCTTTTCCGGATAATAAAGCCAGCGATGTAAAGTATGTAGCCGACGGCGATTGGGTAATGGTTTGGGGCGAGCAAACAGGCACCTGGAAAGGTGATTTCATGGGAATGAAGGCGACCAACAAATCGTATAAGTTAAAGGATGTTGATATCTTCAAACTCAACGATGAAGGTCAAATAATTGAGCACTACAATGTGCAATCGCCCAACACCATGATGATGCAGATAGGGATGCATATGCCAAAGAAATAA
- a CDS encoding DUF1203 domain-containing protein: MRKFKIVPLSKEYAAQIRSTGTDSFGYAVIEQIATGLGPCRVSLKPFKKGIDTRLLISHSPFDIENPYNQPGPVFINKEEVEEYTDIHRFPPEIKANKKSFPLTLIGYSKEQLMVYTQQVGNDDVDELIPNLFDLHPEIDYLHARNAQACCYICKIERVSAPAL, encoded by the coding sequence ATGCGAAAGTTTAAAATTGTTCCCCTGTCAAAAGAGTATGCTGCTCAAATAAGATCAACCGGAACAGATTCATTTGGTTATGCAGTTATTGAACAGATAGCTACCGGGTTGGGGCCATGCCGGGTTTCATTAAAACCGTTCAAAAAAGGAATTGATACAAGGCTGCTGATAAGTCATAGTCCTTTTGATATTGAAAATCCTTATAATCAGCCAGGACCTGTTTTTATTAATAAAGAAGAAGTAGAAGAGTATACCGATATACATCGGTTCCCGCCCGAAATAAAGGCCAATAAGAAAAGCTTTCCCTTAACATTGATTGGCTATAGCAAAGAACAGCTGATGGTATATACACAGCAGGTAGGCAATGATGATGTGGATGAGCTGATCCCGAATTTATTTGACCTGCATCCCGAAATTGATTACCTGCATGCGCGTAATGCGCAGGCTTGTTGTTACATCTGTAAAATTGAACGGGTATCAGCGCCTGCGCTATAA
- a CDS encoding NADPH-dependent F420 reductase, which yields MKVGIIGSGIVGQTLGTAFLAEGYEVMLGTRNPGKEEVKKWKEANPKGQCGTFGVTAQFGDILILAVAGSAAEVAIKLSGTSHFNDKILIDTTNPIAAGAPKDGVLSFFTDLNESLFERLQKQIPQARMVKAFNSVGSYQMYKPTVKNGPPTMFICGNDANAKKTVTDILTAFGWETADMGVATAARAIEPLCILWCIPGFLQNQWTHAFRLLKV from the coding sequence ATGAAAGTAGGTATTATTGGCTCAGGCATAGTTGGCCAAACTTTAGGCACCGCTTTTTTAGCCGAAGGATATGAAGTTATGCTGGGTACCCGTAACCCCGGCAAGGAAGAAGTAAAAAAATGGAAGGAGGCTAATCCCAAAGGGCAATGCGGCACCTTTGGCGTAACCGCCCAGTTTGGCGACATCCTGATACTGGCCGTTGCCGGTTCTGCAGCAGAAGTTGCCATCAAGCTATCAGGCACCTCGCACTTCAACGATAAGATCCTGATCGATACTACCAATCCCATTGCAGCCGGCGCACCAAAAGACGGCGTGTTGTCGTTTTTTACCGACCTGAACGAATCGTTATTTGAGCGGTTACAAAAACAGATCCCACAAGCCAGAATGGTAAAAGCGTTTAACAGTGTAGGTAGTTACCAAATGTACAAACCCACTGTAAAGAATGGCCCGCCTACCATGTTCATTTGTGGCAACGACGCCAATGCTAAAAAAACCGTGACGGATATTTTAACGGCCTTTGGCTGGGAAACGGCAGACATGGGCGTTGCCACCGCTGCCCGGGCCATTGAACCATTGTGCATCCTGTGGTGTATTCCCGGCTTTTTACAAAACCAATGGACGCATGCCTTCAGGCTGCTGAAGGTGTAA